In Entelurus aequoreus isolate RoL-2023_Sb linkage group LG02, RoL_Eaeq_v1.1, whole genome shotgun sequence, one genomic interval encodes:
- the LOC133662380 gene encoding gastrula zinc finger protein XlCGF57.1-like isoform X2, with protein sequence MYVSEKHLPEEQDWISMVEQEEPQSPHIKEEEEEHSISQEGEHLEGLEEFPVMGVIMRSKGDEVKGESEEQREAEPPSSSSTQHMTTEGDGDHCGGSQADKILAPLSDSDHTSSHTDDEDSKADNAENFKCSQCDNTFNHSHTLKKHMRSHTGQKPHSCPVCDTHYSHHSALVRHMSRHAGEKPFTCSVCCKIFLSKRSLTEHTRTHTGEKPFTCQVCGKEFHLKRSLTEHARTHTGEKPYQCSICDKNFSQRSHLQTHTLTHTGERPFICSVCGKGFFVKAAMTEHARTHTGEKPYSCSVCDSHFRHHSALTRHMRKHTDERPFICSVCGQAFLSAESMTEHTGTHSGGKPFTCSICGKTFPSRSFLTEHTKTHTGEKLFMCQVCGKEFISKGSLTEHVRTHTGEKLFKCQVCGKEFLLKRSLTEHTRTHTGEKPYKCSVCNQNFSLRSRLQTHKRTHTGEKPYKCSICAQNFTQRSHLQTHIKTHTDEKPFSCSFCGKGFFVKRDLTEHTRTHTGEKPFSCSVCDLHFSHHSALTRHMRKHTDERPSICSVCGQAFLSMESLTVHTRTHSGEKPFACSV encoded by the exons ATGT acgtcagcGAAAAACATCTCCCGGAGGAGCAGGATTGGATATCCATGGTGGaacaggaggagccacagtccccccacattaaagaggaagaggaagaacacagtatcagtcaggagggagagcatcttgaaggactggaggagttcccagtgatgGGGGTCATCATGAGGAGTAaaggtgatgaggtcaaaggtgaaagtgaggagcagagagaggcggagcctccaagcagcagctcaacacaacacatgacaacagaaggtgatggagaccactgtggaggatcacaagcagacaagatcttaGCTCCACTGTCAGATAGTGACCACACATCTTctcacactgatgatgaagactctaaagctgATAACGCTGAAAACTTCAAATGCTCTCAGTGCGACAACACTTTTAATCACAGTCATACTCTGAAAAAACACATGAGAAGTCACACTGGACAGAAACCACACTCCTGTCCAGTGTGCGACACACATTATAGTCACCACTCTGCACTGGTTCGACACATGAGCAGACATGCTGGTGAGAAACCTTTCACCTGCTCAGTTTGTTGTAAAATCTTCCTTTCGAAGAGGTCACTGACagaacacacaagaacacacactggagagaaacctttcacGTGCCAAGTGTGTGGTAAAGAATTCCATTTAAAGAGGTCTTTGACAGAACATGCAAGGACCCACACTGGTGAGAAGCCCTACCAATGCTCAATTTGTGATAAAAACTTCTCCCAAAGGTCACatctgcaaacacacacactaacacacactggagagagacCTTTCATCTGCTCAGTTTGCGGGAAAGGGTTCTTTGTGAAGGCGGCTATGACAGAACAtgcaagaacacacactggagaaaaaccgtaCTCGTGTTCAGTGTGCGACTCACATTTTCGTCACCACTCAGCGctgactcgacacatgaggaaACACACTGACGAGAGACCTTTTATCTGCTCGGTGTGTGGTCAAGCGTTTCTTTCGGCGGAGTCTATGACAGAACACACAGGAACGCACAGTGGGGGAAAACCTTTTACCTGCTCAATTTGTGGTAAAACCTTCCCTTCGAGGAGCTTTTTGAcagaacacacaaaaacacacactggagaaaaactttTTATGTGCCAAGTGTGTGGTAAAGAATTCATTTCGAAGGGGTCTTTGACAGAACACgtaagaacacacactggagagaaactcTTTAAGTGCCAAGTGTGTGGTAAAGAGTTCCTCTTGAAGAGGTCTTTGACAGAACATACAAGGACACACACAGGCGAAAAACCTTATAAATGCTCAGTTTGTAATCAAAACTTCTCTCTGAGGTcacgtttgcaaacacacaaacgaACACACACGGGTGAGAAACCTTATAAATGCTCAATTTGTGCTCAGAACTTCACTCAAAGGTCACATTTGcaaacacacataaaaacacacaccGATGAGAAACCTTTCTCCTGCTCATTTTGCGGGAAAGGTTTCTTTGTGAAGAGGGATTTGACGGaacacacgagaacacacactggagaaaaaccgtttTCGTGTTCAGTGTGCGACTTGCATTTTTCTCACCATTCAGCGctgactcgacacatgaggaaACACACTGACGAGAGACCTTCTATCTGCTCAGTGTGTGGTCAAGCTTTTCTTTCGATGGAGTCTTTAACAGTACACACGAGAACGCACAGTGGGGAGAAACCTTTTGCCTGCTCAGTCTGA
- the LOC133662380 gene encoding gastrula zinc finger protein XlCGF57.1-like isoform X1, whose amino-acid sequence MCKVEMLRVLVKQRLTAAVEEIFVVLERTIAEYEEELSRTKEENERQRQLLDALFNKHQDVSEKHLPEEQDWISMVEQEEPQSPHIKEEEEEHSISQEGEHLEGLEEFPVMGVIMRSKGDEVKGESEEQREAEPPSSSSTQHMTTEGDGDHCGGSQADKILAPLSDSDHTSSHTDDEDSKADNAENFKCSQCDNTFNHSHTLKKHMRSHTGQKPHSCPVCDTHYSHHSALVRHMSRHAGEKPFTCSVCCKIFLSKRSLTEHTRTHTGEKPFTCQVCGKEFHLKRSLTEHARTHTGEKPYQCSICDKNFSQRSHLQTHTLTHTGERPFICSVCGKGFFVKAAMTEHARTHTGEKPYSCSVCDSHFRHHSALTRHMRKHTDERPFICSVCGQAFLSAESMTEHTGTHSGGKPFTCSICGKTFPSRSFLTEHTKTHTGEKLFMCQVCGKEFISKGSLTEHVRTHTGEKLFKCQVCGKEFLLKRSLTEHTRTHTGEKPYKCSVCNQNFSLRSRLQTHKRTHTGEKPYKCSICAQNFTQRSHLQTHIKTHTDEKPFSCSFCGKGFFVKRDLTEHTRTHTGEKPFSCSVCDLHFSHHSALTRHMRKHTDERPSICSVCGQAFLSMESLTVHTRTHSGEKPFACSV is encoded by the exons atgtgcaaAGTAGAAATGCTGAGAGTGTTGGTGAAGCAGCGACTAACTGCTGCTGTggaagaaatatttgtagtgttagaaagaacgatagcagaatacgaggaggaactttctagaacaaaagaggagaacgagcgacaacgtcaactactggacgctcttTTCAACAAACATCAAG acgtcagcGAAAAACATCTCCCGGAGGAGCAGGATTGGATATCCATGGTGGaacaggaggagccacagtccccccacattaaagaggaagaggaagaacacagtatcagtcaggagggagagcatcttgaaggactggaggagttcccagtgatgGGGGTCATCATGAGGAGTAaaggtgatgaggtcaaaggtgaaagtgaggagcagagagaggcggagcctccaagcagcagctcaacacaacacatgacaacagaaggtgatggagaccactgtggaggatcacaagcagacaagatcttaGCTCCACTGTCAGATAGTGACCACACATCTTctcacactgatgatgaagactctaaagctgATAACGCTGAAAACTTCAAATGCTCTCAGTGCGACAACACTTTTAATCACAGTCATACTCTGAAAAAACACATGAGAAGTCACACTGGACAGAAACCACACTCCTGTCCAGTGTGCGACACACATTATAGTCACCACTCTGCACTGGTTCGACACATGAGCAGACATGCTGGTGAGAAACCTTTCACCTGCTCAGTTTGTTGTAAAATCTTCCTTTCGAAGAGGTCACTGACagaacacacaagaacacacactggagagaaacctttcacGTGCCAAGTGTGTGGTAAAGAATTCCATTTAAAGAGGTCTTTGACAGAACATGCAAGGACCCACACTGGTGAGAAGCCCTACCAATGCTCAATTTGTGATAAAAACTTCTCCCAAAGGTCACatctgcaaacacacacactaacacacactggagagagacCTTTCATCTGCTCAGTTTGCGGGAAAGGGTTCTTTGTGAAGGCGGCTATGACAGAACAtgcaagaacacacactggagaaaaaccgtaCTCGTGTTCAGTGTGCGACTCACATTTTCGTCACCACTCAGCGctgactcgacacatgaggaaACACACTGACGAGAGACCTTTTATCTGCTCGGTGTGTGGTCAAGCGTTTCTTTCGGCGGAGTCTATGACAGAACACACAGGAACGCACAGTGGGGGAAAACCTTTTACCTGCTCAATTTGTGGTAAAACCTTCCCTTCGAGGAGCTTTTTGAcagaacacacaaaaacacacactggagaaaaactttTTATGTGCCAAGTGTGTGGTAAAGAATTCATTTCGAAGGGGTCTTTGACAGAACACgtaagaacacacactggagagaaactcTTTAAGTGCCAAGTGTGTGGTAAAGAGTTCCTCTTGAAGAGGTCTTTGACAGAACATACAAGGACACACACAGGCGAAAAACCTTATAAATGCTCAGTTTGTAATCAAAACTTCTCTCTGAGGTcacgtttgcaaacacacaaacgaACACACACGGGTGAGAAACCTTATAAATGCTCAATTTGTGCTCAGAACTTCACTCAAAGGTCACATTTGcaaacacacataaaaacacacaccGATGAGAAACCTTTCTCCTGCTCATTTTGCGGGAAAGGTTTCTTTGTGAAGAGGGATTTGACGGaacacacgagaacacacactggagaaaaaccgtttTCGTGTTCAGTGTGCGACTTGCATTTTTCTCACCATTCAGCGctgactcgacacatgaggaaACACACTGACGAGAGACCTTCTATCTGCTCAGTGTGTGGTCAAGCTTTTCTTTCGATGGAGTCTTTAACAGTACACACGAGAACGCACAGTGGGGAGAAACCTTTTGCCTGCTCAGTCTGA
- the LOC133630413 gene encoding gastrula zinc finger protein XlCGF8.2DB-like, translated as MTGVVGIRPADGPHHLDQEEPQTPHIKEEEEDYSIGQEGEHPEELEELPVICVLVKSEGDEVRGEGEAKRRGAEPPSSSWTQHMTREADGGGSQAPLSESDETTSHSADTDEDEDSKAAPTRHADNTRWKCSQCDKTFGHKKNLKRHARYHTGEKPFACSFCSQGFYEKAHLVTHTRIHTGEKPFSCTVCKRIFCDRSAWVVHQRTHTGEKPFACPICEKRFPRRENLRTHTRTHTGEKPFICLVCKTSFTVRSTLVQHMRTHTGEKPFACSVCGVRFSQNTHLKRHLRTHTGERPFTCSVCNQSFSVKASLMSHMRTHT; from the coding sequence ATGACGGGCGTTGTTGGGATTAGACCTGCTGACGGTCCCCATCACCTTGACCAGGAGGAGCCACagaccccccacattaaagaagaagaggaggattaCAGCATCGGCCAGGAGGGGGAACACCCTGAAGAACTGGAGGAGTTACCAGTGATTTGTGTCCTGGTGAagagtgaaggtgatgaggtcaGAGGTGAAGGTGAGGCGAAGAGGAGaggggcggagcctccaagcagcagctggACTCAACACATGACGAGAGAAGCTGatggtggaggatcacaagctcCACTATCAGAGAGTGACGAGACGACGTCTCACTCTGCTGACACTGACGaagatgaagactctaaagctgCTCCAACGCGTCACGCTGACAACACTCGCTGGAAATGCTCTCAGTGTGACAAAACTTTtggccataaaaagaatctgaaAAGACACGCGAGATACCACACGGGTGAGAAACCTTTCGCCTGCTCATTCTGCAGCCAAGGATTCTATGAAAAGGCGCATTTGGTCACACACACCAGAATACACACGGGAGAGAAACCGTTCTCATGCACAGTCTGCAAGCGGATATTCTGCGATCGGTCAGCGTGGGTCGTGCACCAGAGAACGCACACGGGAGAGAAACCTTTTGCCTGCCCAATTTGCGAGAAAAGGTTCCCTCGCCGGGAGAACCTGAGGACACACACGAGAACGCACACCGGAGAGAAACCTTTCATCTGCCTAGTCTGCAAAACGAGCTTCACCGTTCGTTCAACGTTGGtccaacacatgagaacgcacactgggGAGAAACCTTTTGCCTGCTCTGTGTGCGGAGTGAGATTCTCtcaaaatacacatttaaaaaggcACTTGAGAACGCACACTGGGGAGAGACCTTTTACTTGCTCGGTCTGCAATCAAAGCTTCTCTGTAAAAGCAAGTTTGATgtcgcacatgagaacacacacttga
- the LOC133630330 gene encoding gastrula zinc finger protein XlCGF17.1-like, whose protein sequence is MDTRPTESSSEGEQEEPQPPYIKNEEEEHSISQARAEGLEGFPLIRVIVKSEEDDVRGESEEKREVERPGSSSTQHMTTEADGDPSGGSQADKILAPLSDSEDTTSHSPDTDDEDSKADPTSHADNSHFKCLQCDKTFVNKRNLSRHMRSHSGQKTFICSFCGQGFYENAHLVIHTRIHTGEKPFPCSVCNTSFRVRPLLIKHMRTHTGEKPFTCSVCGRRFAQKGQLLTHTQTHSGEKPFACSLCGQRFSRKGNLRTHTTTHTGERPFSCSVCNTSFRVQSGLAQHMKTHTGEKPFACLVCGKRFAQNTNLITHTRSHTGEKPFTCAICSTSFSYHSSLNNHMRTHAAKSD, encoded by the coding sequence aTGGACACCAGGCCTACAGAAAGTTCCAGTGAAGGAGagcaggaggagccacagcccccctACATTAAAaatgaagaggaggaacacagcatcagccaGGCGAGGGCTGAAGGACTGGAGGGGTTCCCGCTCATTCGTGTCATCGTGAAGAGTGAAGAGGATGATGTcagaggtgaaagtgaggagaagagagaggtggaGAGACcaggcagcagctcaactcaacacatgacaacagaagctgatggagaccccagtggaggatcacaagcagacaagatcttagctccgctgtcagatagtgaggacacaacgtcacactctcctgacactgatgatgaagactctaaagctgATCCGACATCTCACGCTGACAACTCTCACTTCAAATGTTTGCAATGTGACAAAACTTTTGTCAACAAGAGAAACTTGTCGAGACACATGAGATCTCACTCAGGACAAAAAACCTTCATCTGCTCATTCTGCGGTCAAGGATTCTACGAGAACGCACATCTGGTGATACACACCAGgatacacacgggagaaaaaccttttccctGCTCAGTCTGCAACACGAGTTTCCGTGTCCGTCCGTTGTTGATTAAGCACATGAGGACGCACACTGGGGAGAAACCTTTCACCTGCTCAGTGTGCGGTCGAAGGTTTGCTCAAAAGGGACAGTTGttaacgcacacacaaacacactcgggCGAGAAACCTTTTGCTTGCTCGTTGTGCGGTCAAAGGTTCTCCAGGAAGGGAAATTTGAGGACACACACGACAACGCACACTGGAGAGAGGCCATTTTCCTGCTCGGTCTGCAACACCAGCTTCCGAGTTCAGTCGGGGCTGGCGCAACACATGAAGACGCACACCGGGGAGAAACCTTTTGCCTGCTTGGTTTGTGGCAAGCGATTTGCTCAAAATACAAACTTGATAACGCACACAAGATCGCACACCGGGGAAAAACCTTTTACTTGCGCAATATGCAGCACAAGTTTTAGCTATCATTCGTCACTGAATaatcacatgagaacacacgctgcTAAGAGTGATTAG